A DNA window from Thiobacillus denitrificans ATCC 25259 contains the following coding sequences:
- a CDS encoding pyridoxamine 5'-phosphate oxidase family protein, translating into MARFYPALEARHRAFIAAQKVFFTASGTADGRLNLSPKGMDSVRVLSDVRVAYLDLTGSGNETAAHLRHDGRLTMMWCSFDADPLILRAYGRGRVVRRQDAEWAALRHHFADLPGERQIIVLDIDSVQTSCGYAVPRYRYLGERETLARWVEKKGPVGLVEYWREKNQVSVDGLPTGLLDDAAPDPS; encoded by the coding sequence ATGGCACGTTTCTATCCCGCACTCGAGGCCCGACACCGCGCCTTCATCGCCGCCCAGAAGGTCTTTTTCACTGCGAGCGGCACGGCCGATGGCCGCCTCAACCTCTCGCCCAAGGGCATGGACAGCGTGCGCGTGCTGTCCGACGTGCGCGTCGCCTACCTCGATCTCACCGGCAGCGGCAACGAAACCGCGGCCCACCTCAGGCACGACGGCCGACTCACGATGATGTGGTGCAGCTTCGACGCCGATCCGCTGATCCTGCGCGCCTACGGCCGCGGCCGCGTCGTGCGTCGCCAGGACGCAGAGTGGGCCGCGCTTCGTCACCACTTCGCCGACCTGCCCGGCGAGCGGCAAATCATCGTGCTCGACATCGACTCGGTGCAGACCTCGTGCGGCTACGCGGTGCCGCGCTACCGCTACCTCGGCGAGCGCGAAACCCTTGCGCGCTGGGTCGAAAAGAAAGGGCCGGTCGGCCTTGTCGAGTACTGGCGGGAGAAAAACCAGGTCAGCGTCGACGGCCTGCCGACGGGCCTGCTCGACGACGCGGCCCCCGATCCGTCCTGA
- a CDS encoding LON peptidase substrate-binding domain-containing protein: protein MSGRVAQAGLPLFPLNTLVFPGGRLPLRVFEQRYIDMVKRAIAEDSVFGICAIREGRETGTPAVPYPVGTVVRITEWDMPEAGIFHIETQAAHRFVIRRSAVEPDGLLVASVEDVSAEPPTAVPDELGLAVEILRHIVDEYGDARFPAPHAYDDAVWVSYRLSEVLPLKLSVKQNLLEMNDSVTRLRILNEFLKRQIN from the coding sequence GTGAGCGGCCGGGTGGCGCAAGCAGGGCTGCCTCTGTTTCCGCTCAACACCCTGGTCTTTCCGGGCGGGCGGCTGCCGCTGCGGGTGTTCGAGCAGCGCTATATCGACATGGTCAAGCGCGCGATCGCGGAGGACTCTGTCTTCGGCATCTGCGCGATCCGAGAGGGGCGGGAAACCGGAACGCCTGCCGTGCCCTACCCGGTCGGCACGGTCGTGCGGATCACCGAGTGGGACATGCCCGAGGCCGGCATTTTCCATATCGAGACGCAGGCCGCACACCGTTTCGTCATCCGCCGCAGCGCCGTCGAGCCGGATGGGCTGCTCGTGGCGAGCGTCGAGGACGTGAGTGCCGAGCCGCCCACCGCGGTTCCCGACGAGCTCGGCCTGGCGGTTGAAATCCTGCGCCACATCGTGGATGAGTACGGCGACGCACGCTTCCCTGCGCCGCACGCCTACGACGACGCGGTCTGGGTCAGCTACCGGCTGTCGGAGGTCCTTCCGCTGAAACTCAGCGTGAAGCAGAACCTGCTCGAAATGAACGACAGCGTCACGCGCCTGCGCATCCTCAACGAGTTTCTCAAGCGGCAGATCAACTGA
- a CDS encoding flavin prenyltransferase UbiX has product MHTAPKTVTLALSGASGMAYGLRLLECLLAADVRVYLLLSQAAHVVAKQELGIALPARPCDLEGQLRESLCVGDGQLRVFGREDWNAPVASGSNPADAMVVCPCSMGTLAAIAHGLADNLIERAADVMLKEQKKLVLVPREAPFSTLHLENMLALSRMNAVILPANPGFYHRPRSIEDVVDFIVARILDQLDIAHALIPRWAEEG; this is encoded by the coding sequence ATGCACACCGCCCCCAAGACCGTCACACTCGCGCTGTCCGGCGCCTCGGGCATGGCCTACGGCCTGCGTCTGCTCGAATGCCTGCTCGCCGCCGACGTCCGCGTCTACCTGCTTTTGTCCCAGGCGGCGCACGTCGTCGCCAAGCAGGAACTCGGCATCGCGCTTCCCGCGCGGCCGTGCGATCTCGAAGGGCAGCTTCGCGAAAGCCTGTGCGTGGGCGACGGCCAGTTGCGCGTGTTCGGACGTGAAGACTGGAACGCGCCGGTCGCCTCGGGCTCCAACCCGGCCGACGCGATGGTCGTCTGTCCGTGTTCGATGGGCACACTCGCCGCGATCGCGCACGGCCTTGCGGACAACCTGATCGAACGTGCCGCCGACGTGATGCTGAAGGAGCAGAAGAAGCTCGTGCTCGTGCCGCGCGAGGCGCCGTTTTCCACGCTCCATCTCGAGAACATGCTCGCGCTGTCGCGCATGAATGCCGTGATCCTGCCGGCCAATCCCGGGTTCTATCACCGTCCGCGCTCGATCGAGGACGTCGTCGACTTCATCGTCGCGCGCATCCTCGACCAGCTCGACATCGCGCACGCCTTGATCCCGCGCTGGGCCGAAGAGGGGTGA
- a CDS encoding Gx transporter family protein, whose translation MTRSVIELPVTADDRRIARLAAVAIGITLAEAAIPSPVPGIKPGLANIVVLLVLLQYGWRTAAWVSAMRVLAGSLLLGSLFAPGFWLSAAGATVSLLVLGLARHLPARYFGPVSLSILAAFGHIGGQLALAGWWLLPGAALIGLIPVFAAAALIFGTVNGVVVARLRAAPDAGGPPAAGAAQ comes from the coding sequence ATGACACGCTCGGTTATTGAGCTCCCCGTCACCGCCGACGACCGCAGGATCGCGCGGCTCGCGGCGGTGGCGATCGGCATCACGCTCGCCGAAGCGGCGATCCCGAGTCCGGTGCCCGGGATCAAGCCCGGCCTTGCCAACATCGTCGTGCTGCTCGTGCTGCTGCAATACGGCTGGCGGACTGCGGCCTGGGTCTCGGCGATGCGCGTGCTGGCCGGCAGTCTGCTCCTGGGCAGTCTGTTCGCGCCCGGCTTCTGGTTGTCCGCGGCGGGGGCGACGGTCAGCCTGCTCGTTCTCGGACTCGCGCGCCATCTGCCCGCACGCTATTTCGGACCGGTCAGCCTCTCGATACTTGCGGCTTTCGGACACATCGGAGGACAGCTCGCGCTCGCCGGCTGGTGGCTCCTGCCGGGCGCGGCGCTGATCGGCCTCATCCCGGTATTCGCCGCCGCCGCGCTGATCTTCGGCACCGTAAACGGCGTCGTCGTCGCGCGCCTGCGCGCAGCCCCCGACGCCGGCGGGCCGCCCGCCGCGGGCGCCGCGCAGTAG
- a CDS encoding NusG domain II-containing protein codes for MLLRAGDFAVVAAGGVLVAALAFYAWNGDRGDTAVIRAAGQIVQTAPLTRGQIFAVAGPLGITRIQIEPGRARVLADPSPRQLCVKQGWLSLSGQAALCLPNQVSVEIRGRKPAYDTLGY; via the coding sequence ATGCTCTTACGCGCCGGCGATTTCGCGGTCGTCGCCGCCGGCGGCGTGCTCGTGGCGGCCCTCGCCTTTTACGCGTGGAACGGCGATCGTGGCGACACCGCCGTCATTCGCGCGGCTGGCCAGATCGTACAGACCGCCCCGCTCACCCGCGGGCAAATCTTCGCCGTCGCCGGGCCGCTCGGCATCACGCGCATCCAGATCGAGCCGGGGCGCGCGCGTGTGCTCGCCGATCCGTCGCCGCGCCAGCTCTGCGTCAAGCAAGGCTGGCTCTCGCTCTCGGGCCAGGCGGCGCTATGCCTGCCGAACCAGGTCAGCGTGGAGATCCGCGGCCGCAAGCCGGCCTATGACACGCTCGGTTATTGA
- the rapZ gene encoding RNase adapter RapZ — protein MQIVLVSGLSGSGKSIATAVLEDVGYYCVDNLPLAMLQPLVEYLKQEGYARVAIAIDARSGASFAQLPQIAENLRAQGADLRVIFLEAKTLSLVKRFSETRRRHPLSSDTVSLPEAIQLERETLADVAPLAHRIDTSDLSASALRLWIKDLVGPDRSRITLLFESFGFKHGIPLDADLVFDVRCLPNPHYVEELRPFTGRDPGVREFLEASPDAMALLADIRGFVENWLPCFIRDHRAYLTVAIGCTGGRHRSVYFAETLAAAFQAREQVLVRHRELS, from the coding sequence ATGCAGATCGTTCTGGTGTCCGGACTGTCGGGCTCGGGCAAGAGCATCGCCACTGCAGTGCTCGAAGACGTCGGCTACTACTGCGTCGACAACCTGCCGCTCGCGATGCTGCAGCCGCTGGTCGAATACCTGAAGCAGGAAGGCTACGCGCGGGTCGCGATCGCGATCGACGCGCGCAGCGGCGCGAGTTTTGCGCAATTGCCGCAGATCGCCGAGAACCTGCGCGCGCAGGGCGCCGATCTCAGGGTGATTTTCCTCGAAGCGAAGACGCTGTCGCTGGTCAAACGCTTTTCCGAGACGCGCCGGCGTCACCCGCTGTCCAGCGACACGGTGTCGCTGCCCGAAGCGATCCAGCTCGAACGCGAGACGCTCGCCGACGTCGCGCCGCTCGCGCACCGCATCGACACGAGCGACCTCTCCGCGTCGGCACTGCGGCTGTGGATCAAGGATCTGGTCGGACCGGATCGCTCGCGCATCACGCTGCTGTTCGAATCCTTCGGCTTCAAGCACGGCATCCCGCTCGACGCCGACCTCGTGTTCGACGTCCGCTGCCTGCCCAATCCGCACTATGTCGAGGAGCTGCGCCCATTCACCGGGCGCGACCCGGGGGTGAGGGAATTCCTCGAAGCGAGCCCGGACGCGATGGCGCTGCTCGCCGACATCCGCGGTTTCGTCGAAAACTGGCTGCCCTGCTTCATTCGCGACCACCGCGCCTACCTGACCGTGGCGATCGGCTGCACCGGAGGACGCCACCGCAGCGTCTACTTCGCCGAGACGCTGGCTGCGGCGTTCCAGGCGCGCGAGCAGGTGCTGGTGCGCCACCGGGAGCTGTCCTGA
- the hprK gene encoding HPr(Ser) kinase/phosphatase, which translates to MEEGARVSVETLFRDMAGQVDLQWAAAQQGGERSLSSEPTVALIGHLNFVHPNRIQVLGNAEMNYLRSLTDIGLRDAIAHLFSSELAAVVVANGEGVPAVLLEGAERTQTPLFTSSLPSPVLMSTLGHYLRQQLAETVSVHGVFLEVLGTGILIKGDAGVGKSELALELITRGHRLVADDVVELKHVAPETLEGSCPPLIRDFLEVRGLGILNIRFLFGEMAVKPHQNLRLIVELVHPEEIGEVGLNRLDMVASTQTILGVAIPKVRVPVAAGRNLAVLVEVAVRNHILKTRGINPVEQFIKRQQAAINGED; encoded by the coding sequence ATGGAGGAAGGCGCGCGCGTTTCGGTCGAGACCCTGTTCCGCGACATGGCGGGACAAGTCGACCTGCAATGGGCCGCGGCCCAGCAGGGCGGCGAACGCAGCCTTTCCTCGGAGCCGACCGTCGCGCTGATCGGCCACCTCAACTTCGTCCACCCCAACCGCATCCAGGTGCTCGGCAACGCCGAGATGAACTACCTGCGCAGCCTCACCGACATCGGGCTGCGCGACGCCATCGCCCATCTGTTCTCGAGCGAACTCGCCGCCGTCGTCGTTGCCAACGGCGAGGGCGTGCCCGCTGTGCTGCTCGAGGGCGCCGAGCGCACCCAGACGCCGCTTTTCACGTCGTCGCTGCCAAGCCCGGTATTGATGTCGACGCTCGGCCACTATCTGCGGCAGCAGCTCGCCGAGACCGTATCGGTCCACGGCGTGTTTCTCGAAGTGCTCGGGACGGGCATCCTGATCAAGGGCGACGCCGGCGTCGGCAAAAGCGAACTCGCCCTCGAGCTGATCACGCGCGGCCATCGCCTGGTCGCCGATGACGTCGTCGAACTCAAGCACGTCGCGCCCGAAACGCTCGAAGGCAGCTGCCCGCCACTGATCCGCGACTTCCTCGAGGTGCGGGGCCTCGGCATCCTCAACATCCGCTTCCTGTTCGGCGAAATGGCGGTCAAGCCGCACCAGAACCTGCGGCTCATCGTCGAACTCGTGCATCCTGAGGAGATCGGCGAGGTCGGGCTCAACCGCCTCGACATGGTAGCGTCGACGCAGACGATACTCGGCGTCGCGATTCCCAAGGTCCGCGTGCCGGTCGCGGCAGGCCGCAACCTCGCGGTCCTGGTCGAGGTCGCGGTGCGCAACCACATCCTCAAGACGCGTGGGATCAACCCGGTCGAGCAATTCATCAAGCGCCAGCAGGCGGCGATCAACGGGGAAGACTGA
- a CDS encoding PTS sugar transporter subunit IIA encodes MNLIAPLLTPATTLLDVSFSSKKKLFEHAAELFAQTHGLKASDIFSSLFERERLGSTALGYGIAIPHGRIKGLQDAAGAFYRLSTPLEFDAPDNQPVSLCFVLLVPKDANEAHLQILGELAQLFGDEGMRARMFEAASPSDLIALVAAWSG; translated from the coding sequence ATGAACCTAATCGCCCCCCTTCTCACTCCTGCCACCACGCTTCTGGACGTCTCGTTCAGCAGCAAGAAAAAGCTGTTCGAGCATGCGGCCGAACTGTTCGCGCAGACGCACGGGCTCAAGGCGTCCGACATATTCAGCAGCCTGTTCGAGCGTGAACGGCTCGGCTCCACGGCGCTCGGCTACGGCATCGCGATTCCGCACGGCCGCATCAAGGGGCTTCAGGACGCGGCCGGCGCGTTCTACCGCCTGAGCACGCCGCTCGAGTTCGACGCGCCCGACAACCAACCGGTCTCGCTGTGTTTCGTTTTGCTCGTCCCGAAGGACGCGAACGAAGCGCATCTGCAGATCCTCGGCGAACTCGCGCAGTTGTTCGGTGACGAAGGCATGCGTGCCCGCATGTTCGAAGCCGCCTCGCCTTCGGATCTGATCGCACTGGTCGCGGCCTGGTCCGGTTAG
- the hpf gene encoding ribosome hibernation-promoting factor, HPF/YfiA family: protein MNLTISGHHLEVTPAIRNYVSEKLDRVKRHFDHVINVTVIMQVEKLVHKVEATLHVKGHDFHARGEDGNMYAAIDFLADKLDRQIVKHKEKLSEVHQEAGGLKHQPTENPA, encoded by the coding sequence ATGAATTTGACGATTTCCGGCCATCACCTGGAAGTGACCCCAGCCATCCGCAACTACGTTTCCGAGAAGCTCGACCGCGTCAAGCGCCACTTCGACCACGTCATCAACGTCACCGTGATCATGCAGGTCGAAAAACTGGTCCACAAGGTCGAGGCCACGCTGCACGTCAAGGGACATGATTTCCATGCCCGCGGCGAAGACGGCAACATGTACGCCGCGATCGATTTCCTCGCCGACAAACTCGATCGCCAGATCGTCAAGCACAAGGAAAAACTGTCCGAGGTCCATCAGGAAGCTGGCGGCCTCAAGCACCAGCCGACCGAAAACCCGGCCTGA